The following are from one region of the Rosistilla carotiformis genome:
- a CDS encoding replication-associated recombination protein A, with protein sequence MSLFDEAEADHLESNKPLAARMRPRVLTEFAGQQQLLGEGKLLRRMIDARQLGSILFFGPPGTGKTTLAELLAHETGGRFHSLSAVLSGVKELREVLSQARDDVAAGAPRPILFIDEIHRFNKSQQDALLPDVEAGIVTLVGATTSNPYFAINAALISRSQVFQFEPLNNDDIVDLLQRAIRTPQRGLGDIPIEAEPEALQYIATMVEGDARKALGALEIGVLSSSQRPVRFDLKLASESLQQKSIRYDGSGDEHYDMASALIKSLRGSDPDASLYWLARMLEGGEDIRFLCRRLVILASEDIGNADPQALPLAVAAMQACEFIGLPECQLTLSQTVIYLALAPKSNSATTAIGNARQEVRKGDLVPVPVALRDKHYQGARDLGHGEGYLYAHNHPDGIAAMDYLGIDREFYTPSGRGFEEQLAARLLTIREKLKQAK encoded by the coding sequence ATGTCGTTGTTTGATGAAGCCGAAGCGGATCACCTGGAATCAAATAAGCCGTTGGCCGCGCGGATGCGGCCACGTGTGCTGACCGAGTTCGCCGGGCAACAGCAATTGTTAGGTGAGGGCAAACTGCTGCGACGGATGATCGACGCCCGTCAGCTTGGTTCGATCCTTTTTTTCGGCCCGCCAGGGACTGGAAAAACAACGCTCGCCGAACTGCTCGCTCACGAAACCGGCGGTCGTTTCCATTCGCTCAGTGCCGTGCTGTCGGGCGTTAAAGAACTTCGGGAAGTCTTATCGCAAGCCCGCGACGACGTGGCGGCGGGCGCCCCGCGGCCGATCTTATTCATCGATGAGATCCACCGTTTCAACAAATCGCAACAGGACGCGTTGCTTCCGGACGTCGAAGCGGGAATCGTGACGTTGGTCGGGGCGACGACCAGCAACCCGTACTTTGCCATCAACGCGGCGTTGATCAGCCGATCGCAAGTGTTTCAATTCGAACCACTGAACAACGATGACATTGTCGATCTGTTGCAACGCGCGATTCGAACGCCTCAACGCGGCCTGGGGGATATTCCAATCGAAGCCGAGCCCGAAGCGCTTCAATACATCGCCACGATGGTCGAAGGGGACGCTCGAAAGGCGCTTGGGGCGCTCGAGATCGGCGTGCTCAGCAGCTCCCAACGGCCGGTCCGTTTCGACCTGAAACTGGCTAGCGAATCGTTGCAGCAAAAGTCGATTCGTTACGACGGCAGCGGGGATGAACACTACGACATGGCCAGCGCGTTGATCAAAAGCCTTCGCGGCAGCGATCCGGATGCCTCGCTGTATTGGTTGGCGCGGATGTTGGAAGGGGGCGAAGATATCCGGTTTTTATGTCGGCGGTTGGTGATTCTGGCCAGCGAAGACATCGGCAACGCCGACCCTCAGGCGCTGCCGCTGGCCGTTGCCGCGATGCAGGCATGCGAATTTATCGGACTGCCCGAATGCCAACTGACACTCAGCCAAACGGTGATCTATTTAGCCTTGGCGCCGAAGAGCAACTCCGCCACGACGGCGATCGGCAACGCACGGCAGGAAGTTCGCAAAGGGGATTTAGTCCCCGTGCCCGTCGCTCTTCGCGACAAACATTACCAAGGGGCCCGCGACTTGGGGCATGGCGAAGGCTATCTATACGCCCATAATCATCCCGACGGGATCGCCGCGATGGACTATCTGGGGATCGATCGTGAATTTTACACCCCCTCGGGGCGAGGATTTGAAGAACAACTGGCAGCACGACTGTTAACGATTCGCGAAAAGTTGAAACAGGCAAAGTAG